A single region of the Candidatus Poribacteria bacterium genome encodes:
- a CDS encoding TfoX/Sxy family protein, which translates to MPHRMAESHPKTKGAKVLGKMFCGIANGDLMVRVGPERYEAALSLPHVRPMDFTGRPMTGYVYVGPEGSGFDEQVRAWVDEALAFVSTLEAQPTAKRSRRSPRRP; encoded by the coding sequence ATGCCTCATAGGATGGCAGAATCCCATCCAAAGACCAAGGGAGCGAAAGTCCTGGGCAAGATGTTCTGCGGGATCGCGAACGGTGATCTCATGGTGCGCGTGGGCCCGGAGCGCTACGAGGCCGCGCTGTCTTTGCCGCACGTCCGCCCCATGGACTTCACAGGGAGACCGATGACCGGTTACGTCTACGTCGGACCTGAAGGGTCCGGCTTTGACGAGCAGGTCCGAGCGTGGGTGGACGAAGCGCTCGCCTTCGTTTCCACACTCGAAGCACAGCCAACTGCCAAACGGAGCCGGCGGTCACCGAGGCGACCGTAG
- a CDS encoding DEAD/DEAH box helicase translates to MSAPIHSAAAQPGVAARALDFRDIRVSACDVIVRPRVVVRGVDAVPGGIAIRGARFFEQATEPGQIDQASLFEGALVDGRLDGVPTDAIEPETSDGRDPLRSLYFLLFPPLRDVLQKGFDLPFPLHAYQADGVSFLARRKHALLADDMGLGKTIQTIVAIRALLGSGFVHRALVICPAGLKSNWKSEFRRWAPEIRVRVIQGDASQRNAQWNGTAHVAIANYELMRNDSELLPKRPFDLVVLDEAQRIKNTETNTSRAVRAIPRRASWCLTGTPIENSGHDLAAIAAFMKPDLILPDSAAPEAVRQTLAPYFLRRRKGEVLRDLPPKQQHTVRLDLTDAQRDAYQSAEEEGTVYLRSLGETVTLQHVLALITKLKQICNFDPETSESAKLDYLADSLDVIVESGEKALIFSQYTQTLEYLAGKLDGCSPLLYHGGLSRVQKDETIRRFKEEESIRLLLVSLRSGGVGLNLQEASYVYHFDRWWNPAVERQAEDRAYRMGQTRPVLVSRLVMNDTVEERIDQVLTEKQALFDQVIDEAQSDSAPRALSDAEYFHLVGLDPALAKARRQS, encoded by the coding sequence ATGTCCGCCCCCATCCACTCAGCGGCGGCGCAACCGGGCGTCGCCGCGCGGGCCCTCGATTTCAGAGATATCCGCGTCTCGGCGTGCGACGTCATCGTGCGTCCGCGAGTGGTGGTCCGAGGCGTCGATGCGGTTCCCGGCGGGATCGCCATTCGGGGCGCCCGATTCTTCGAGCAGGCGACGGAACCGGGGCAGATCGACCAAGCCAGCCTGTTTGAAGGAGCCCTCGTCGACGGGCGGCTCGATGGAGTGCCCACGGACGCCATCGAGCCAGAGACCTCCGACGGCAGGGACCCGCTTCGGTCGCTGTACTTCCTGCTTTTCCCGCCATTGCGGGACGTGTTGCAGAAGGGCTTCGATCTGCCCTTCCCGCTGCACGCCTACCAAGCGGACGGGGTGTCTTTCCTCGCAAGGCGCAAGCATGCCCTCCTGGCCGACGACATGGGATTGGGAAAGACGATCCAGACCATCGTCGCCATCCGCGCGCTGCTCGGCAGCGGGTTCGTCCATCGGGCTCTCGTCATCTGTCCTGCCGGACTGAAGTCCAACTGGAAGTCGGAGTTCCGGCGGTGGGCCCCCGAAATCCGTGTGCGGGTGATCCAGGGCGACGCCAGCCAGCGCAACGCTCAATGGAACGGCACGGCTCACGTCGCGATTGCCAACTACGAGCTGATGCGGAACGACTCCGAATTGCTGCCCAAACGTCCGTTCGATCTCGTCGTGCTGGACGAAGCCCAGCGGATCAAGAACACCGAGACGAACACATCTCGCGCAGTGCGCGCCATCCCGCGACGGGCATCGTGGTGCCTGACCGGCACGCCCATCGAGAACAGCGGGCACGACTTGGCAGCCATCGCCGCGTTCATGAAGCCTGATCTGATCCTGCCGGACTCCGCCGCGCCTGAGGCTGTGCGCCAGACACTCGCGCCGTACTTCCTGCGTCGGCGGAAGGGAGAAGTGCTCCGCGACCTGCCACCGAAGCAGCAGCACACGGTTCGTCTCGACCTAACCGACGCCCAGCGCGACGCCTATCAATCTGCAGAAGAAGAGGGAACGGTCTACCTGCGCAGCCTTGGCGAGACCGTGACGCTCCAACACGTCTTGGCGCTTATCACGAAGCTGAAGCAGATCTGCAACTTCGACCCGGAGACCAGCGAAAGCGCCAAGCTCGACTACCTCGCCGATTCGCTGGACGTCATTGTTGAGAGCGGCGAGAAGGCGCTCATCTTCTCGCAGTACACCCAGACGCTCGAATACCTCGCCGGAAAGCTCGACGGATGCAGTCCTCTGCTGTACCACGGGGGATTGAGTCGCGTGCAGAAGGACGAAACCATCCGTCGGTTCAAGGAAGAAGAGTCGATCCGCCTGTTGCTCGTGTCGCTCCGGTCAGGCGGCGTTGGGCTGAACCTGCAGGAAGCGTCGTACGTCTACCACTTCGACCGGTGGTGGAACCCCGCCGTAGAGCGCCAAGCGGAGGACCGCGCCTACAGGATGGGGCAGACCCGACCCGTACTGGTATCACGACTCGTGATGAACGACACGGTCGAGGAACGCATCGACCAAGTGCTAACGGAGAAGCAGGCGCTGTTCGACCAGGTGATCGACGAAGCGCAGTCCGATAGCGCACCCCGAGCGCTGTCCGACGCCGAGTACTTCCATCTCGTCGGCCTCGATCCTGCCCTGGCGAAGGCACGCCGCCAGAGCTGA